A region from the Triticum aestivum cultivar Chinese Spring chromosome 3D, IWGSC CS RefSeq v2.1, whole genome shotgun sequence genome encodes:
- the LOC123074300 gene encoding basic leucine zipper 2, producing MAQLPPKIPAMAPAWPEFGGGHHHGAHARHHHHQRSPSMGAFLAAPMPPLPPPAPAGGGAAQQQPSWVDEFLDFSAAKRGAHRRTVSDSVAFLDDSNAGVGAHEFDRLDDDQLMSMFSDELAPQRQAASASSPSDHNSVNDEKQDKGDAEEAQSDCNGDGAAPGQPSSPATVDPKRVKRIIANRQSAQRSRVRKLHYISELERSVTSLQTEVSALSPRVAFLDHQRSLLTLGNSHLKQRIAALAQDKIFKDAHQDALKKEIERLRQVYQQQSLRNAEPPAHDDGPLVRGDNSNGLIASEGTAAPS from the exons ATGGCGCAGCTGCCGCCCAAGATCCCCGCCATGGCGCCGGCCTGGCCGGAGTTCGGGGGCGGGCACCACCACGGCGCCCACGCCCGCCACCACCATCACCAGCGCAGCCCCTCCatgggcgccttcctcgccgcgccAATGCCGCCGCTCCCGCCCCCGGCGCCCGCCGGCGGGGGCGCGGCGCAGCAGCAGCCGTCCTGGGTCGACGAGTTCCTCGACTTCTCGGCCGCCAAGCGCGGCGCGCACCGCCGCACGGTCAGCGATTCCGTCGCCTTCCTCGACGACAGCAATGCCGGCGTCGGCGCGCACGAGTTCGACCGCCTCGACGACGACCAGCTCATGTCCATGTTCTCCGACGAGCTGGCCCCGCAGCGGCAGGCCGCGAGCGCGTCGTCGCCGTCCGACCACAACAGCGTCAACGACGAGAAGCAGGACAAGGGCGACGCCGAGGAGGCGCAGAGCGACTGCAATGGCGACGGCGCGGCGCCCGGGCAGCCGTCCTCGCCCGCCACGGTCGATCCCAAGCGGGTCAAGAG GATCATTGCAAACCGGCAGTCGGCGCAGCGGTCGCGCGTGCGCAAGCTGCACTACATCTCGGAGCTCGAGCGCAGCGTCACGTCGCTCCAG ACGGAGGTGTCGGCATTGTCCCCGCGCGTGGCATTCCTCGACCACCAACGCTCGCTGCTGACGCTGGGGAACAGCCACCTCAAGCAGCGCATCGCGGCGCTCGCGCAGGACAAGATCTTCAAAGATG CTCATCAGGATGCACTGAAGAAGGAGATAGAGAGGCTGAGGCAAGTCTACCAGCAGCAGAGCCTCAGGAACGCGGAACCCCCGGCACACGACGACGGCCCCCTGGTCCGCGGCGACAACAGCAACGGCTTGATCGCCAGCGAGGGGACCGCCGCGCCCTCGTGA